In a single window of the Elaeis guineensis isolate ETL-2024a chromosome 4, EG11, whole genome shotgun sequence genome:
- the LOC140857251 gene encoding uncharacterized protein encodes MLVRENENRVHQLIYYVSKVLHKAETRYSKAEKIIFALVVSAQRLHPCFQAHAIVVLTDQPLRAILHRPDTSGRLAKWAVRLSEFDIQYQPRPALKAQGVVTEHALRFDFKASNNQAKYEALIAGLKLALELGVDRLKVFSDSQLIVGQIKGEFETRDPTMAKYHQKVKDLVAPFEYFEISHISRAENARADALSRLATSDYGALGRTFVESLERPSIDEVEEVLQLAVGPSWMDPIAQYPTDGSTPKTLRRPNDSDGRLPST; translated from the exons atgctcgtccgagagaacgagaatCGGGTTCACCAACTGATATATTatgtcagcaaggtgctccacaaaGCTGAGACTCGGTACTCGAAAGCAGAGAAAATAATTTTCGCTCTAGTCGTTTCAGCACAGCGACTCCATCCGTGCTTCCAGGCacacgctatcgtggtcctcaccgaccagcccctgagagcCATCTTGCACCGTCCTGACACATCTGGACGGCTGGCGAAATGGGCTGTGAGACTAAGCGAATTCGACATCCAATACCAGCCACGACCTGCCCTCAAAGCTCAG gGGGTGGTTACTgagcacgccctccgattcgacttcaaggcctccaacaaccaggCCAAGTATGAGGCCCTCATCGCGGGTTTGAAATTAGCATTGGAGCTCGGGGTTGACCGACTCaaggtcttctccgactcccaactgATCGTTGGACAGATTAAAGGCGAGTTCGAaacacgagatccgaccatggccaaatatcatCAAAAAGTGAAAGATCTCGTAGCGCCCTTCGAGtacttcgagatctcccacatctccAGGGCagaaaatgctcgggccgacgcgcTCTCCAGGCTCGCAACATCCGACTACGGCGCCTTGGGCCGGACCTTCGTGGAAAGTCTTGAGCGGCCGAGCATCGACGAGGTCGAGGAAGTACTGCAATTAGCGGTGGGaccgagctggatggacccgatcgctcaGTACCCGACCGATGGATCTACCCCGAAGACCCTACGGAggccaaacgactccgatgggCGGCTTCCCAGTACGTAA
- the LOC105043932 gene encoding LOW QUALITY PROTEIN: cinnamoyl-CoA reductase-like SNL6 (The sequence of the model RefSeq protein was modified relative to this genomic sequence to represent the inferred CDS: inserted 1 base in 1 codon): MAPANSFQHSSKTVCVMDASGRLGVSLVERLLQRGYNVHAATCNNGGEELLGLKGLSCDNKQLKVFRTDPFDYHSIVDAMKGCAGLFYSFESPQDQSNYDEFMVEVEMRAAHNXLEACAQTETIERVVFTSSVTAVVWKENRKLGADFDERDWSEPNFCRKFKLWHGLAKTLAEKTAWALAMDRGVDMVSVNAGLVVGPGTSLASPYLKGAPEMYEDGVLVTVDVNLLADAHLAVFETPSAYGRYLCFNRAVCRPDDAVKLAQMLSPTSPCPSTSGDELRVIQQRIQNKKLNKLMVEFAAGRHVDG; this comes from the exons ATGGCGCCAGCTAATTCTTTCCAGCACAGCTCCAAGACCGTCTGCGTTATGGACGCCTCGGGCCGCCTCGGCGTGTCGCTCGTCGAGAGGCTCCTACAAAGAGGATACAACGTCCACGCCGCCActtgcaataatg GTGGTGAAGAATTGCTTGGCTTGAAGGGGTTGTCGTGCGATAACAAGCAGCTCAAGGTGTTCCGAACGGACCCCTTCGACTACCACAGCATCGTCGACGCCATGAAAGGATGCGCCGGCCTTTTCTACTCGTTCGAGTCTCCCCAAGATCAATCTAACTACGAT GAATTCATGGTGGAGGTGGAGATGAGAGCTGCCCACA GTTTGGAAGCCTGTGCTCAAACAGAGACCATAGAACGGGTGGTGTTCACATCCTCTGTGACTGCAGTTGTATGGAAAGAGAATCGCAAATTAGGTGCAGACTTTGATGAGAGGGATTGGAGCGAGCCTAATTTCTGTCGAAAATTCAAG CTGTGGCACGGACTGGCGAAGACGCTAGCGGAGAAGACGGCGTGGGCGCTGGCGATGGACCGTGGGGTGGACATGGTGTCGGTCAACGCTGGGCTGGTGGTGGGCCCGGGGACGTCGCTGGCCAGCCCCTACCTCAAGGGCGCCCCGGAGATGTACGAGGACGGCGTCCTCGTCACCGTCGACGTCAACTTACTCGCCGACGCCCACCTCGCCGTCTTCGAGACCCCATCCGCCTACGGCCGTTACCTCTGCTTCAACCGTGCCGTCTGTCGCCCCGACGACGCCGTCAAGCTCGCCCAGATGCTCTCCCCCACCTCGCCTTGCCCTTCCACAAG CGGTGACGAGTTGAGGGTGATCCAGCAGCGGATCCAGAACAAGAAGTTGAACAAGTTGATGGTGGAATTCGCCGCAGGGAGGCACGTGGACGGATAG
- the LOC105043933 gene encoding uncharacterized protein, producing MPEEPPHSGGAAGDGVAGLVLGNNETIRSFLLSAAEERKHLTDELRELAASLSSRSSVPYGSLRSIWSALPPAGRPALRRLFAGADFVFSRPKPREKSEELKGRLRKLAELAERREYEELVKDIASKKQIVEPFSSYKDQIGFGLHVVLIMFTGYLVGFAAFRALFNHSSVMNTAGGILGLICGMLLETVLFIIRTSNQEMVSSRSVPKLKKHL from the exons ATGCCCGAGGAGCCACCGCACTCTGGCGGCGCCGCCGGCGACGGCGTTGCTGGGCTTGTCCTGGGGAACAACGAGACCATCCGATCCTTTCTCCTGTCCGCTGCGGAGGAGAGGAAGCATCTCACCGACGAGCTACGGGAGCTTGCTGCGTCTCTCTCGTCCCGGAGCTCCGTCCCTTATGGATCCCTCAGGAGCATCTGGTCCGCCCTCCCCCCGGCCGGCCGTCCCGCCCTGCGCCGTCTCTTCGCCGGCGCTGACTTCGTTTTCTCCCGACCCAAACCCCGGGAAAAG AGCGAGGAGTTGAAGGGGAGGCTGAGAAAGCTCGCGGAACTGGCGGAGAGGAGAGAATACGAGGAGCTTGTGAAGGACATCGCTTCCAAGAAGCAGATTGTGGAGCCCTTCTCTTCCTACAAAGATCAGATAGGGTTTG GTCTACATGTTGTGCTGATAATGTTTACAGGGTATTTGGTTGGATTTGCTGCTTTCAGAGCCTTGTTCAATCATAGTTCTGTGATG AATACTGCTGGAGGCATCTTAGGATTGATCTGTGGTATGCTACTTGAAACAGTTCTCTTTATAATTAGAACTTCAAATCAAGAAATGGTCTCTTCCAGGTCAGTACCTAAACTGAAAAAACATCTGTAG
- the LOC105043930 gene encoding uncharacterized protein encodes MWVQIICGMVVYKLLRRVLFDDDAVPDVDSSDSDASFAVAKRLEKLYGGKTVVGLRIPDPDTGSRQHIDVVLVTKREVMVVAVRNFFGFVEVGKDGSWVCTGNKKQKPEIHPDPMLEISRQVGILQSYLEQRGAPLPEGHIIGRIVLPNPNCRLAYSIAFQPEVISFEKLRELKPEWKGGVSSWIKDAFHGSKSVMQDGSYQKLSFILGTSPMWDCLRLKGGRNILGEFLEFKGNQDDMQALRNLKRSKVSQFIIQKPTMLGFGRSRIQILYSHRDYRSEGASASAWNEVSVKPNTEFLFQPSNSKKPLKFKLSSAVSLTLGA; translated from the exons ATGTGGGTGCAGATCATCTGCGGTATGGTCGTCTACAAGCTTCTCCGGCGAGTCCTCTTCGACGACGATGCCGTCCCGGACGTCGATAGCTCCGATTCGGACGCGAGCTTCGCCGTCGCCAAAAG GTTGGAGAAGCTTTATGGTGGGAAGACAGTCGTTGGGCTTCGAATTCCCGATCCTGACACCGGCTCCCGGCAGCACATTGATGTAGTTCTTGTCACCAAAAG GGAAGTGATGGTGGTGGCAGTGAGGAACTTTTTTGGGTTTGTGGAGGTTGGGAAGGATGGGAGCTGGGTTTGTACCGGTAACAAGAAACAGAAGCCGGAAATCCATCCGGATCCT ATGCTTGAAATCAGCAGACAAGTTGGAATTCTTCAATCGTACTTGGAACAAAGGGGGGCACCTTTGCCCGAGGGGCACATAATTGGCAGAATAGTACTTCCAAATCCAAATTGCAG GCTTGCCTATTCTATTGCTTTTCAACCAGAGGTTATTTCTTTTGAGAAATTAAGAGAGCTCAAGCCAGAATGGAAAGGTGGAGTTTCCAGTTGGATTAAAGATGCTTTTCATGGAAGCAAGAGTGTCATGCAGGATGGGTCATATCAGAAACTTAGTTTTATTCTCGGTACATCACCAATGTGGGATTG CTTAAGACTTAAAGGTGGCAGAAACATTCTCGGTGAGTTCCTTGAATTCAAAGGAAATCAAGATGACATGCAAGCTTTGAGAAATTTGAAGAGATCAAAAGTTAGTCAATTCATCATCCAAAAGCCAACTATGTTAGGGTTTG GTAGATCAAGAATCCAGATCTTGTATTCACACCGTGATTATCGAAGTGAAGGGGCTTCAGCTTCAGCATGGAATGAGGTTTCAGTGAAGCCAAATACTGAGTTTTTGTTTCAGCCATCAAACTCCAAAAAACCTCTTAAGTTCAAGCTTTCAAGTGCCGTCTCTTTGACACTTGGTGCCTAG